A window of Cheilinus undulatus linkage group 1, ASM1832078v1, whole genome shotgun sequence contains these coding sequences:
- the LOC121512857 gene encoding gonadotropin subunit beta-1-like, which translates to MKLVVMAAVLAVAGARQVCSSGCHLTSMLIQVEGCGRKESVSTTACVGQCFNKDPVYIGHDDWAEQQVCNGNWIYEVKQIPGCPVSVTYPVATHCECKACDAGNTHCGRFTGNAPNYQPF; encoded by the exons ATGAAGCTGGTTGTCATGGCAGCAGTGCTGGCTGTAGCAGGGGCGAGGCAGGTCTGCAGCTCCGGCTGTCATCTCACCAGCATGCTCATCCAAGTGGAGGGCTGCGGTCGCAAGGAGTCCGTCTCCACCACGGCATGTGTGGGACAGTGCTTCAACAAG GACCCGGTCTACATTGGACACGATGACTGGGCTGAGCAGCAGGTCTGTAACGGGAACTGGATCTATGAGGTGAAACAGATCCCAGGATGTCCGGTCAGCGTCACCTACCCCGTGGCTACACACTGCGAATGTAAAGCATGTGATGCAGGAAACACACACTGCGGGCGCTTCACTGGGAACGCACCAAACTATCAGCCATTTTAA
- the LOC121514029 gene encoding membrane-spanning 4-domains subfamily A member 12-like, whose amino-acid sequence MSSSTSSPGVGGQMVTQVNMVALGVVQIMIGLVVFLFGIPFALEGWSILVTHSGTFVWGALLYMVTGSLTLAAGKFSNICMMKAARSLSISSAVTSLITAVLQSVDASVAPSTEFLGVLSVFHFLQCAVSITVTVFSFLIIGDCKCDKQAPTITFANGNASVAAQAPPTQAELP is encoded by the exons ATGTCTTCCTCAACATCATCCCCAGGAGTTGGAGGTCAGATGGTCACTCAGGTGAACATGGTCGCCCTTGGG GTGGTTCAGATCATGATCGGTTTGGTGGTGTTTTTGTTTGGGATCCCCTTCGCACTTGAAGGGTGGTCTATTTTGGTGACGCATAGTGGTACATTTGTTTGGGGAGCTCTGCTG TACATGGTCACCGGCTCATTAACACTGGCTGCTGGGAAATTTTCTAACATCTGCATG ATGAAAGCTGCACGGAGCTTAAGCATATCTTCTGCTGTAACTTCACTGATCACAGCTGTGCTTCAGTCTGTGGATGCGTCAGTGGCACCG AGCACGGAATTCCTGGGGGTCCTTTCTGTGTTCCACTTTCTGCAGTGTGCTGTCTCAATCACGGTCACTGTGTTCTCTTTTTTAATTATCGGTGACTGTAAATGTGACAAACAG GCTCCGACCATCACCTTTGCCAATGGAAACGCATCAGTGGCTGCACAGGCTCCGCCTACTCAAGCCGAGCTCCCCTGA